From a region of the Sesamum indicum cultivar Zhongzhi No. 13 linkage group LG3, S_indicum_v1.0, whole genome shotgun sequence genome:
- the LOC105157324 gene encoding protein TIFY 6B isoform X2 — translation MQWSFSNSGSAPQLLSFQAAQEEKPKTGFDSLTSTGLVTVTTTEAAQKSIVPEKQGGVRYMVTTHSVANQANLTISPAVTTAVRQLFVAGSGQNLIGSVSSQPVDAVTVANPVPAMPSSSPVVGTTDLRNTSKVSGTPAQLTIFYNGSVCVYDNISPEKAQAIMLLAGNGPPLTSNATPAAAPVQASVPRSSVLDGFVISQPYGTTPHHPSPVPVTSINVSQSAVRSGNNNDAAAAKPAGVIISSSTIAQPLKAANSLGSVSATFLSSDTVPQFRRKSLARFLEKRKERVITASPYADKQSPDCSNPRGGSAGLSVNSSGSCAVPAVN, via the exons ATGCAGTGGTCATTCTCAAACAGTGGTTCAGCTCCTCAGCTGTTGTCTTTTCAGGCTGCTCAAGAAGAAAAGCCTAAGACTGGTTTTGATTCCCTCACGTCGACTGGATTGGTGACTGTAACTACGACAGAAGCTGCGCAG AAAAGCATTGTTCCTGAAAAGCAAGGTGGGGTTCGCTACATGGTTACGACTCACTCGGTTGCCAATCAAGCAAACCTGACAATTTCACCTGCTGTGACCACTGCTGTTCGCCAATTGTTCGTTGCTGGTTCGGGCCAAAATCTGATTGGTTCTGTCAGCTCACAACCTGTTGATGCAGTTACAGTGGCAAATCCTGTCCCGGCTATGCCTTCAAGCAGCCCCGTTGTTGGAACCACTGATTTAAG AAACACTTCCAAGGTCTCAGGAACTCCTGCTCAGCTGACCATCTTTTACAATGGTTCCGTGTGTGTCTACGACAACATTTCTCCAGAGAAG GCTCAGGCTATTATGTTATTGGCCGGAAATGGCCCTCCTCTGACTTCTAATGCAACACCGGCTGCAGCTCCAGTCCAGGCCTCCGTGCCGAGATCTTCTGTTCTCGACGGGTTTGTTATAAGCCAGCCTTACGGCACAACACCACACCATCCAAGCCCCGTTCCTGTGACCTCTATTAATGTATCTCAGTCTGCTGTCCGGTCCGGTAACAATAATGACGCAGCTGCTGCAAAACCAGCTGGGGTTATCATATCCTCATCAACCATTGCTCAGCCTCTGAAAGCAGCTAATTCGCTAGGATCTGTTTCTGCCACCTTTCTTTCATCAG ACACTGTCCCTCAGTTTCGCAGAAAATCTTTGGCCCGATTTTTGGAGAAGCGCAAGGAAAG GGTAATCACTGCATCACCATATGCTGACAAGCAGTCTCCAGACTGCAGCAATCCCAGAGGCGGCAGCGCTGGCTTATCTGTGAACTCCTCAGGCTCCTGCGCTGTTCCAGCAGTCAACTAA
- the LOC105157324 gene encoding protein TIFY 6B isoform X1, which translates to MERDFMGLAVKQETTDETMDAAPLRSSAMQWSFSNSGSAPQLLSFQAAQEEKPKTGFDSLTSTGLVTVTTTEAAQKSIVPEKQGGVRYMVTTHSVANQANLTISPAVTTAVRQLFVAGSGQNLIGSVSSQPVDAVTVANPVPAMPSSSPVVGTTDLRNTSKVSGTPAQLTIFYNGSVCVYDNISPEKAQAIMLLAGNGPPLTSNATPAAAPVQASVPRSSVLDGFVISQPYGTTPHHPSPVPVTSINVSQSAVRSGNNNDAAAAKPAGVIISSSTIAQPLKAANSLGSVSATFLSSDTVPQFRRKSLARFLEKRKERVITASPYADKQSPDCSNPRGGSAGLSVNSSGSCAVPAVN; encoded by the exons ATGGAGAGAGATTTCATGGGCTTGGCTGTGAAGCAGGAGACTACTGATGAAACCATGGATGCTG CTCCGTTGAGAAGTTCAGCAATGCAGTGGTCATTCTCAAACAGTGGTTCAGCTCCTCAGCTGTTGTCTTTTCAGGCTGCTCAAGAAGAAAAGCCTAAGACTGGTTTTGATTCCCTCACGTCGACTGGATTGGTGACTGTAACTACGACAGAAGCTGCGCAG AAAAGCATTGTTCCTGAAAAGCAAGGTGGGGTTCGCTACATGGTTACGACTCACTCGGTTGCCAATCAAGCAAACCTGACAATTTCACCTGCTGTGACCACTGCTGTTCGCCAATTGTTCGTTGCTGGTTCGGGCCAAAATCTGATTGGTTCTGTCAGCTCACAACCTGTTGATGCAGTTACAGTGGCAAATCCTGTCCCGGCTATGCCTTCAAGCAGCCCCGTTGTTGGAACCACTGATTTAAG AAACACTTCCAAGGTCTCAGGAACTCCTGCTCAGCTGACCATCTTTTACAATGGTTCCGTGTGTGTCTACGACAACATTTCTCCAGAGAAG GCTCAGGCTATTATGTTATTGGCCGGAAATGGCCCTCCTCTGACTTCTAATGCAACACCGGCTGCAGCTCCAGTCCAGGCCTCCGTGCCGAGATCTTCTGTTCTCGACGGGTTTGTTATAAGCCAGCCTTACGGCACAACACCACACCATCCAAGCCCCGTTCCTGTGACCTCTATTAATGTATCTCAGTCTGCTGTCCGGTCCGGTAACAATAATGACGCAGCTGCTGCAAAACCAGCTGGGGTTATCATATCCTCATCAACCATTGCTCAGCCTCTGAAAGCAGCTAATTCGCTAGGATCTGTTTCTGCCACCTTTCTTTCATCAG ACACTGTCCCTCAGTTTCGCAGAAAATCTTTGGCCCGATTTTTGGAGAAGCGCAAGGAAAG GGTAATCACTGCATCACCATATGCTGACAAGCAGTCTCCAGACTGCAGCAATCCCAGAGGCGGCAGCGCTGGCTTATCTGTGAACTCCTCAGGCTCCTGCGCTGTTCCAGCAGTCAACTAA
- the LOC105157325 gene encoding methylecgonone reductase-like has product MEKSLLAPEILLNSGHKMPSLALGTATYPMPTPHQLTSILIDAIAAGYRHIDTAASYGTEETVGQAVAAAVERGLIGSRNEVFVTSKLSTKDTHRDLVLPALKETLRKLGMDYVDLYLVHWPIRIKQSADPFNLREEDMLEFDAKGVWEGMEECCRLGLVKSIGVSNFSCAKLSKLLEFASIPPAVNQVEMNVGWQQQKMLEYCKEKRIHVCAWSPLAANGAIWGSLAVMDSPILKEIAAAKNKTIAQVALRWIHEQGGTPIVKSFNKERMKQNLQIFDWELTVDELCKIQKVPQAKGFRGERFVFPEGQYKSLEQLWDGEI; this is encoded by the exons ATGGAGAAATCATTGCTGGCCCCCGAAATACTCTTGAATTCCGGCCACAAAATGCCATCTCTAGCTTTAGGAACTGCGACATATCCCATGCCAACACCCCACCAGCTCACCTCCATCCTCATTGACGCCATCGCCGCCGGCTACCGCCACATTGACACCGCTGCCTCCTACGGCACTGAGGAGACCGTTGGACAGGCCGTGGCAGCTGCAGTGGAGCGTGGCCTCATTGGTAGCCGCAATGAGGTTTTTGTTACGTCAAAGTTGTCAACAAAAGACACTCATCGTGACCTCGTCTTGCCTGCCCTTAAGGAAACACTTCG GAAGCTGGGGATGGATTACGTGGATCTGTACCTTGTGCACTGGCCAATAAGGATAAAGCAAAGTGCTGACCCTTTCAATCTGAGAGAAGAAGACATGCTTGAATTTGATGCAAAGGGAGTTTGGGAGGGGATGGAAGAGTGTTGCAGATTGGGTTTGGTTAAGTCAATTGGTGTGAGCAACTTCAGCTGTGCAAAACTCTCAAAGCTCTTGGAGTTTGCCTCCATCCCACCAGCAGTCAAccag gTTGAGATGAATGTGGGATGGCAACAACAGAAAATGTTGGAGTATTGCAAGGAGAAGAGGATTCATGTATGTGCATGGTCGCCTCTTGCAGCAAATGGTGCTATTTGGGGTTCCCTTGCTGTCATGGACAGTCCAATTCTCAAAGAAATTGCAGCTGCTAAAAACAAGACCATAGCTCAG GTGGCATTGAGATGGATACATGAGCAGGGAGGAACTCCTATAGTAAAGAGTTTCAACAAggagaggatgaaacaaaaccTTCAAATTTTCGACTGGGAACTCACTGTTGATGAACTCTGCAAGATTCAGAAGGTTCCTCAGGCTAAAGGGTTTAGAGGAGAAAGATTTGTTTTCCCAGAGGGGCAATACAAATCACTGGAACAACTCTGGGATGGAGAAATATAG